One segment of Macrotis lagotis isolate mMagLag1 chromosome 1, bilby.v1.9.chrom.fasta, whole genome shotgun sequence DNA contains the following:
- the OR51G2 gene encoding olfactory receptor 51G2 produces the protein MTQEYFGNSTVRPSTFLLSGIPSMEHIHIWISIPLFSMYLASILGNCMILFIIKTESSLHQPMYFFLSMLALTDLGLSICTLPTVLGIFLFGAREIDHDACFAQLFFIHCLSFLESSVLLSMAFDRLIAICRPLRYASILTNRVVSRIGLGSLGRSVALIFPLPFMLKRFPYCGSQVLTHSYCLHQEVMKLACADITTNSIYGMFVIISTVGVDSMLILLSYVLILHTVLAIASHTERLKALNTCVSHICAVLLFYTPMIGLSVIHRFGKQAPHLIQVVMGFVYLLVPPLMNPIVYSVKTKQIRDRIIQALHC, from the coding sequence ATGACTCAGGAATACTTTGGAAACAGTACTGTCAGGCCTTCCACCTTTCTCTTAAGTGGCATCCCTAGCATGGAGCATATCCACATCTGGATCTCCATCCCTTTATTTTCTATGTACCTTGCGTCCATTCTGGGAAACTGCATGATCCTCTTCATTATCAAGACAGAATCTTCACTGCACCAGCCCATGTATTTCTTCCTGTCTATGCTGGCACTGACAGACCTGGGACTGTCCATATGCACCCTTCCCACAGTACTAGGTATTTTCTTATTTGGTGCCCGAGAGATTGACCATGATGCCTGCTTTGCTCAGCTCTTTTTCATTCACTGCTTGTCTTTTCTAGAGTCCTCTGTGTTACTTTCCATGGCATTTGATCGCCTTATTGCCATCTGCCGCCCTTTGAGATATGCTTCCATTCTTACCAACAGGGTCGTCAGCAGAATTGGGCTGGGCTCCTTGGGTCGGAGTGTGGCACTCATCTTCCCACTTCCTTTCATGCTCAAACGCTTCCCCTATTGTGGTTCCCAAGTTCTCACCCACTCCTACTGTCTGCATCAAGAAGTCATGAAGCTGGCATGCGCCGACATTACCACCAACAGCATCTATGGCATGTTTGTTATCATCTCCACTGTGGGGGTGGACTCCATGCTCATCCTTCTTTCATATGTGCTGATTCTTCACACTGTGTTGGCCATTGCCTCCCACACAGAGCGCCTAAAGGCTCTCAACACATGTGTCTCCCACATCTGTGCGGTACTACTCTTCTATACACCTATGATAGGTCTATCAGTCATTCACCGATTTGGGAAACAGGCTCCTCACTTGATTCAGGTGGTCATGGGCTTTGTTTACCTTCTGGTCCCACCCTTGATGAACCCCATTGTCTACAGTGTGAAGACCAAACAGATTAGGGATCGTATTATCCAAGCCCTTCATTGCTAG